Proteins encoded by one window of Nomascus leucogenys isolate Asia chromosome 19, Asia_NLE_v1, whole genome shotgun sequence:
- the CALM2 gene encoding calmodulin-2: MADQLTEEQIAEFKEAFSLFDKDGDGTITTKELGTVMRSLGQNPTEAELQDMINEVDADGNGTIDFPEFLTMMARKMKDTDSEEEIREAFRVFDKDGNGYISAAELRHVMTNLGEKLTDEEVDEMIREADIDGDGQVNYEEFVQMMTAK; encoded by the exons GCTGACCAACTGACTGAAGAGCAGATTGCAG AATTCAAAGAAGCTTTTTCGCTATTTGACAAAGATGGTGATGGAACTATAACAACAAAGGAATTGGGAACTGTTATGAGGTCTCTTGGGCAGAATCCCACAGAAGCAGAGTTACAGGACATGATTAATGAAGTAGATGCTGATG GTAATGGCACAATTGACTTCCCTGAATTTCTGACAATGAtggcaagaaaaatgaaagacacaGACAGTGAAGAAGAAATTAGAGAAGCATTCCGTGTGTTTGATAAG GATGGCAATGGCTATATTAGTGCTGCAGAACTTCGCCATGTGATGACAAACCTTGGAGAGAAGTTAACAGATGAAGAAGTTGATGAAATGATCAGGGAAGCAGATATTGATGGTGATGGTCAAGTAAACTATGAAG AGTTTGTACAAATGATGACAGCAAAGTGA